In Deinococcus psychrotolerans, a genomic segment contains:
- a CDS encoding histone deacetylase produces the protein MPRAFTPFLNAAYRQSPPPRRQFLPREFLLQLLAQAAERLPLLEAPPLPWALAERAHDPAYLQRWRRGEVTRQEERALGFAWDTAVVERSRASCGATLSATCDALSSGLGLSLGGGTHHAYVDHAEGFSFLNDVAIITRHLLDAGLLSKVLVLDLDVHQGNGTAAMLGSEARAFTLSVHADHNYPFNKENSDLDVGLPDGAGDAEYLAALEDTVMPAVQAFEPELVFYLAGADVLEGDQLGRLALSLDGLRARDERVYGWAAGSKTPLVSLMAGGYNRDPAKLVRARLGTLDAALGAFSPSPNAV, from the coding sequence CCCGCGCCTTTACCCCCTTCCTCAACGCCGCTTACCGCCAGTCTCCTCCGCCGCGCCGCCAGTTTTTGCCGCGTGAATTTTTGCTGCAACTCCTCGCACAAGCCGCCGAGCGTTTGCCGCTGCTGGAAGCGCCTCCTTTGCCCTGGGCACTCGCAGAGCGGGCACACGACCCCGCTTATTTGCAGCGCTGGCGACGCGGCGAAGTCACGCGGCAAGAGGAGCGGGCACTGGGCTTTGCGTGGGACACCGCAGTTGTGGAGCGCAGTCGGGCGTCATGCGGCGCAACGCTGAGCGCCACCTGCGACGCGCTGAGCAGCGGCCTCGGCCTCAGCTTGGGCGGCGGAACCCACCACGCTTACGTCGACCATGCCGAGGGTTTTTCGTTTCTCAACGATGTGGCGATCATCACCCGGCATCTGCTTGACGCTGGACTACTCTCCAAAGTCTTGGTGCTTGACCTCGACGTGCATCAGGGCAACGGCACGGCGGCGATGCTGGGAAGTGAGGCGCGGGCCTTCACCCTCAGCGTTCACGCCGACCACAATTATCCGTTCAACAAGGAAAACAGCGATCTGGACGTGGGATTGCCCGATGGCGCGGGCGACGCCGAGTATCTGGCGGCACTTGAAGACACGGTAATGCCTGCTGTGCAAGCGTTTGAGCCTGAGTTGGTTTTCTATCTGGCAGGCGCGGACGTGCTGGAAGGCGACCAACTGGGGCGGCTGGCGCTGAGCTTGGACGGGCTGCGAGCGAGAGACGAACGGGTCTACGGCTGGGCAGCGGGCAGCAAAACCCCGCTGGTGTCGCTGATGGCGGGCGGATACAACCGCGATCCGGCCAAGTTGGTGCGGGCAAGGCTGGGCACCTTGGACGCGGCGCTGGGGGCTTTTTCTCCTTCTCCAAACGCGGTATAA